In the Theobroma cacao cultivar B97-61/B2 chromosome 1, Criollo_cocoa_genome_V2, whole genome shotgun sequence genome, one interval contains:
- the LOC18613085 gene encoding MDIS1-interacting receptor like kinase 2 codes for MSNHRNPCLVLFHAVLLSLLPLKITCSARTQAEALVQWKNSLSFSPPSLNSWSLSNLNNLCNWTSITCDGTGTVSEINLSNANMSGSIAQLNFTPFANLTRLDLINSGMEGPIPSAIGTLSKLLVLDLSNNSFEGNIPSEIGRLTELQYLSLFNNNLNGTIPSQVSNLQKLRYLDLGFNYFVSIDWSDFSVMPLLTHLSLDYNEFDRLEFPQFILNYRNLTSLDLSLNKLTGPIPESLYTNLSKLEYLNLTSNVFEGPLSSNISKLSQLIDLRLGTNQLTGSIPESIGTMSNLETVELFENSFEGKIPSSFSQLRKLKKLDLHSSGLNSTIPSELGSCTNLTFLALAGNQMSGKLPMSLSKLTKIIELGLSDNSFDGEIPPSLISNWTNLISLQLQNNLFTGRIPPEIGLLTKLHLLFLYGNKLSGSIPSEIGNLKSMITLDLSGNQLSGPIPRTVWSLSNLARLQLFYNELSGTIPPEVGNMTSLESLDLNTNLLHGELPDSISSLTNLKSISLFTNSFSGSIPRDFGKYSPHLVYVSFSNNSFSGELPPELCSGFNLQNLTVNGNNFTGSLPACLRSCRQLLRVRFDGNQFTGNITNAFGVHPSLDFITLSDNQFTGEISPNWGECQNLTNLEMDNNKISAEIPTELGKLSRLGVLNLAANELTGDIPFELRNLSMLFNLNLSQNHLIGEIPYIVGNLERLEYLDLSRNKLTGVIPQDLEKCEKLLSLNLSHNNLSGEIPRELGSLSGLQYLLDLSSNSLSGTIPRDLGKLASLEILNVSHNHLSGRIPTLSNMISLRSFDFSYNELTGPIPNDRVFQNASGNAFVGNSGLCGDVEGLTSCTFNLPKSKSNNKKILIAIIVPICGILILATIAAGVLKYHQQSKLLDEETKGSKRTDVFESTIWEREGKFTFGDIAKATECFNDKYCIGRGGFGTVYRAVLPTGQVVAVKKLNLSDSSDIQATNRKSFENEIQMLTEIRHRNIIKLYGYCSREGCMYLVYEYVERGSLGNVLYGAQRGVGLGWATRVRIVQGLAHAISYLHHDCSPPIIHRDISLNNVLLEEEFEPRLSDFGTARLLNPDSLNWTTVAGSYGYMAPELALTMQITAKCDVYSFGVVALEIMMGKHPGELLNSLSSVTLLSNNKELLLKDLLDQRLPPPMDQIAEEVVFVVTMGLACTRSKPEARPTMRFVAQELSARTQACLVEPLGTITISKLTSFQK; via the exons ATGTCAAATCACCGTAATCCCTGTCTTGTTCTCTTCCATGCTGTTTTGCTTTCTCTACTTCCATTGAAGATCACGTGTTCAGCAAGAACGCAAGCAGAAGCACTCGTCCAATGGAAGAACAGCTTGTCTTTTTCGCCACCTTCTCTCAACTCTTGGTCCTTGTCCAATCTCAACAACCTCTGCAACTGGACTTCCATTACCTGCGATGGCACTGGAACAGTCTCCGAAATCAACCTCTCCAATGCAAACATGTCTGGTTCCATCGCCCAACTCAACTTCACTCCATTTGCCAATCTCACGCGCCTTGACCTCATCAATAGCGGTATGGAAGGGCCAATACCGTCCGCAATTGGTACTCTGTCCAAACTCCTCGTCTTGGACTTGAGCAACAATTCTTTTGAAGGAAACATACCATCGGAGATAGGTCGTCTAACGGAGCTTCAATATCTGAGTCTATTCAACAACAATCTCAACGGTACCATCCCTTCTCAAGTTAGCAATCTCCAAAAACTAAGGTACCTCGACCTTGGATTCAACTATTTTGTTTCTATTGACTGGTCGGATTTCTCGGTCATGCCTTTGTTGACACATCTAAGCTTAGATTACAATGAATTTGATCGATTGGAATTCCCTCAATTTATACTCAACTACCGTAATCTTACATCCCTAGACTTGTCACTGAATAAGTTGACTGGTCCAATACCGGAATCATTGTACACCAATCTGAGCAAGCTTGAGTATCTTAATCTCACTAGCAATGTCTTTGAGGGACCATTGTCATCGAACATTTCCAAGCTTTCCCAACTCATAGATCTCCGACTAGGAACCAATCAGTTAACCGGTTCAATTCCTGAGAGTATAGGAACCATGTCTAATCTTGAAACTGTTGAGTTGTTTGAAAATTCGTTTGAAGGGAAAATTCCATCTTCTTTTAGCCAACTAAGAAAGCTCAAGAAACTTGATCTCCACTCGAGTGGCTTAAATTCTACAATCCCATCCGAGCTTGGTTCCTGTACTAATCTGACCTTTTTGGCTTTAGCTGGGAATCAAATGAGTGGGAAGTTGCCTATGTCCTTGTCAAAACTCACAAAAATAATTGAGTTGGGTTTATCTGATAATTCTTTTGACGGTGAGATCCCGCCATCTCTCATTTCTAATTGGACCAACTTGATCTCTTTGCAacttcaaaacaatttattcaCGGGAAGGATTCCACCAGAAATAGGCCTATTGACAAAGCTCCACCTCCTCTTTCTCTATGGTAATAAACTCTCTGGCTCAATTCCTTCAGAGATTGGAAACTTGAAGTCCATGATTACTCTCGACCTTTCAGGAAATCAGCTTTCGGGTCCAATTCCTCGTACTGTATGGAGTCTTTCAAACCTTGCACGTTTACAACTTTTCTATAATGAGCTTAGTGGCACAATTCCACCAGAGGTTGGAAACATGACCTCTTTGGAGTCTCTTGATCTCAACACAAATCTCTTGCATGGGGAATTACCAGACtcaatttctagcctcactaACCTGAAATCCATCTCCCTGTTCACCAATAGCTTCTCAGGTAGCATTCCTCGGGATTTTGGAAAATATAGCCCTCATTTGGTTTATGTTAGCTTTTCGAACAATAGTTTCTCTGGAGAATTGCCCCCTGAATTATGCAGTGGCTTTAATCTTCAAAATCTCACGGTAAATGGGAACAACTTCACTGGGTCATTGCCAGCTTGCTTGAGGAGCTGTAGACAGCTATTAAGAGTCCGGTTTGATGGGAATCAATTTACGGGTAACATCACCAATGCATTTGGGGTTCATCCTTCTCTTGACTTTATTACTCTTAGTGACAATCAATTTACTGGTGAAATCTCTCCAAATTGGGGAGAGTGCCAAAATCTCACCAATCTAGAAATGGACAACAACAAAATTTCAGCTGAAATCCCTACTGAGCTTGGGAAGTTGAGTCGGTTGGGTGTCCTAAACTTGGCGGCCAATGAGTTGACAGGGGATATTCCTTTCGAATTGCGAAATTTGAGCATGTTGTTCAACCTCAATTTGAGCCAGAATCATCTCATAGGTGAGATCCCTTATATTGTTGGCAACTTAGAAAGGTTAGAGTACCTTGATTTGTCGAGGAACAAATTGACAGGAGTAATACCACAAGATCTTGAGAAGTGTGAAAAATTACTGAGCTTGAACTTGAGTCATAACAATTTATCTGGTGAAATTCCACGTGAGCTAGGTAGCTTGTCGGGTTTGCAGTACTTATTAGATCTTAGTAGCAATTCACTCTCAGGCACAATCCCTCGAGACCTAGGGAAGCTTGCGTCATTGGAGATTCTTAATGTTTCACATAACCATCTCTCAGGAAGAATCCCAACTTTGTCCAACATGATTAGTCTTCGttcatttgatttttcctacaATGAGTTAACTGGCCCTATCCCAAATGATAGAGTATTCCAAAATGCTTCTGGAAATGCTTTTGTTGGAAACTCAGGTTTGTGCGGAGATGTTGAAGGATTGACTTCTTGCACTTTTAATCTTCCAAAGAGCAAGTCCAATAACAAGAAGATTCTTATTGCTATCATTGTTCCTATCTGTGGCATATTAATTCTAGCCACTATTGCTGCTGGAGTGTTAAAATATCACCAGCAAAGCAAATTGCTTGATGAGGAGACTAAAGGTAGTAAAAGGACTGATGTTTTTGAGTCAACCATTTgggaaagagaaggaaaatttACATTTGGTGACATTGCCAAAGCCACAGAATGCTTTAATGACAAGTACTGCATTGGAAGAGGAGGATTTGGGACCGTTTACAGAGCGGTGTTGCCCACAGGTCAAGTAGTTGCAGTTAAAAAACTCAATTTGTCAGATTCTAGTGACATTCAAGCAACAAATCGCAAGAGTTTTGAGAATGAGATTCAAATGTTGACAGAAATTAGGCATCGAAATATCATAAAGTTGTACGGGTATTGTTCTAGAGAAGGGTGCATGTACTTGGTCTATGAATATGTGGAAAGAGGTAGTTTGGGAAATGTATTGTATGGAGCACAAAGGGGAGTGGGGCTAGGATGGGCTACAAGGGTGAGAATTGTGCAAGGATTGGCTCATGCAATTTCTTACTTGCATCATGATTGCTCTCCACCTATTATACACCGAGACATATCTTTGAATAACGTTCTTCTTGAGGAAGAATTTGAGCCAAGACTCTCGGATTTTGGCACTGCAAGGTTGTTGAATCCGGATTCATTGAACTGGACCACGGTTGCGGGGTCTTATGGGTATATGGCACCAG AGCTTGCACTCACAATGCAGATCACAGCTAAATGTGATGTTTACAGCTTTGGAGTAGTGGCATTAGAGATTATGATGGGAAAACACCCAGGCGAGCTCTTGAATTCCTTGTCATCGGTGACGTTGTTATCCAACAATAAAGAATTGCTTTTGAAGGATCTGTTAGACCAACGGCTTCCACCTCCTATGGACCAAATAGCAGAGGAGGTTGTATTTGTTGTCACCATGGGCCTAGCATGCACACGCTCCAAACCGGAGGCACGACCGACCATGCGTTTTGTGGCACAAGAATTATCAGCAAGAACGCAGGCATGCTTGGTCGAGCCACTGGGAACAATAACCATTAGCAAGCTAACTAGCTTTCAGAAAtag